The Candidatus Eisenbacteria bacterium genome includes the window GAGCTTGAACTCCATCTTCATCGCCTCGATCGTGAGGAGGAGATCGCCTTCCTTCACCGCCGCACCCGGCGTGCTCGCCACGCGCACGACGCGACCCGTCATCGGGGCGCGGATCTCATCCTCGGTCGCCGCTCCTTCCTGGCCCGCAGCTTCCCGATGCACGCGCTCGAGCACATAGGTCACGCCCCCGCACGAGATCCAGATCTGGCGCGCGCTCACCGAGACGGCGCACCGAACGGGCCCTTCGGAGCCGCGAACCTCCACCCAGCTTCCGTCCGCGTGGACCTCGGCTTCGAAGCGCCGGCCGTCCCGCGTCACGGATGCGTGCGGGCGGCGAAGCTCGAACGAGGCCTCCACCGGAGTCCCTTCCCAGCGGAGCATGAGGGGGCGGCTCACGGACGGGCCCCCGCGCGGGCGGCGCCGGGAAGGCGGCCCCACGAGCCGAGCCGGAGCCAGGGCGACCACCGATCCGAGTCGTCCCGGTCGCGCCCCGCCGCCCCGCGCGGCGCGGCCATCGCGACGCCCGCGGCGAGGAGCACCTCGTCCG containing:
- a CDS encoding biotin/lipoyl-containing protein, encoding MSRPLMLRWEGTPVEASFELRRPHASVTRDGRRFEAEVHADGSWVEVRGSEGPVRCAVSVSARQIWISCGGVTYVLERVHREAAGQEGAATEDEIRAPMTGRVVRVASTPGAAVKEGDLLLTIEAMKMEFKLTAPEDGTVAEILCAEGDRVELGQLLARLTPAAAGAAAPNAKKAAP